Genomic window (Streptomyces sp. NBC_01142):
CGGCGGTGGCCGCCTTGCGCTTGGCAGTGGTACTGGCGAGGCGGAAGGACTGGGTGCCGGTCTCGATGATGTGGGCCTCGAAGGTGAGCCGATCGACGATGGCCTGGCAGAGCCGCTTGTCGGTGAAGGTCTGGTCCCACTCGGTGAACGGCCGGTTCGACGCGACGGCGATCGCATGTCGTTCCTCGCGCTCGGTGAAGATCTGGAACAGCAGTTCCGCCCCGTGGCGGTCCAGCTTGACGTAGCCGAGCTCGTCCAGGCAGAGCAGGTCGACCCGCCCGTATTTCTTGATCGTGCGGCCCAGTTGTTTGTCGCTGGCGGCCTCGGCCAGTTCGTTCACCAGGTTCGCCGCAGTGGTGTAGCGGACGCGGCCGCCGGCCTCCGCGATCGCGGTGCCCAGGCCGATCAGCAGGTGGGACTTGCCGGTGCCGGAGTCACCGATCAGGCATAGCGGGTTCCCGGCCTGCACCCAGGCGGGCTGCATGAGGGTGTTGATGACCTCCTGCGGGATGTTCGGGTTCTTCGAGAAGTCGAAGTCCTCGATCCGCTTCGGGCGGGGGAAGTTGGCTTCCTTGACCCGGCGGACCTTGCGGCGGGCGTCACGGTCCTCGCACTCGCTCTCCAGGAGGTCCGCCAGGAAGTCTGCGTAGGACGCCTGCTCGCGCAGGGCCTGGGCGGCGAACTCGTCCCAGCGTGCGCGGATCCCGGACAGGCCGAGGCTCCGGCAGGCTGCATCGATTGCCTCTGACGGGTTCGGCCCGCGCTGGCCGGGCAGGCCGAAGGAGCCCCACCGCCCCGTGGTCGCAGGGGTGGGGGTGGTGCTCTGCGTCATGCTGAGCCTTTCGGTTGGATAGAGAGCAACTGGCCGTAGGCGGCCAGCGATGGTTCGGGCCGGGAGTCCGGGGGCAGGGCAGGACGCCTCTGAGGCAGCGTGATGACCTGGGCCGATTCGGGTTTCGGTTCCGTCGGCTCCGCCGTGTCGGGCTCGGCTGTGACCGTGGTGGCGGTGGCTTGCGGGGCGATCACGACCGGTGGTGGACCACCCGCTGCGGCGAGGGCCTTGCGGGCCTCGATGGCAACCAGGTCCGGCGAGACGGAACCGGCCTCCAGGACCGCTTTCATGCCGGCGACGACCGCCTCGTCGGGCAGCCGCCGGTGCAGAAGCAGGACCTCGATCAGGGCTCGTGTGCCCTCGGAGCGTCCCCGGGACTCGCGGCCGGCTGCCCAGAACGCGTCGTGGGTCTCGGTGAACTTCCCGCTCTCGCGGGCCGCGGCGAGGCCGGTGGAGTGCTCCAGGGCGCCGGGCTTGTGCCGCAGGATCTCCAGGTAGTGGTCCAGCAGATCGCGGAAGCCGTAGCGGCCCGCGAGCCGGGGATGGCGGACCACCAGCTCGTTGCGCTCGAAGACCCAGACCTCGTCCGCCCGCAGCGAGACGCGGACGTTGGTGCCGATGAAGCGGGCCGGGACGGAGTACTTGTTCTGCCGGACGGTGATCCGGGAGGTCTTGTCGACCTTGGGCGTCAGCGTCAGCCCGATGTCGAACTCCTCGAACGGCAGAGGGGCCAGCAGCGGAGCCTCGTAGTCGAAGTCGAAGCCCACCGAGGTGGGCCGGTTGTCGATGTGCCGGACGTCCTCGGCGAGCTCAATCTGCTCGATCTTCTCGTTCAGCTCCGCGAGCGTGTCGACCTCGGGGACAGGGACCAGGTGCGAACGACGGAAGCGTCCGCCCTCGTGCTCGACCCCGCCCTTCTCATGGGCGCCCTCGATGCCGGGGCGGCAGTAGAAGGCGTCGAAGCCGTAGTGCGAGCGGAAGGCCACCCACCTCTGTGACTCCACCCGCGAGCGGCCGAAGCAGACCTGCGAGACCGCGGGCTTGAGGTTGTCGTAACGGATGTGCCGGGTCGGGATGCCGCCCAGGATCCGGAAGGCGTCCACGTGCCCCTGCATGAAGGCTTCCTGGCCGGACGTGGAGAACACCCGGTGGACCGCCTTGCCCGAATACGACAGTCGCAGCGTGAACAACTGGCAGGCCATCGGTTTGCCGTCGACCCTCACCCAGACCTCGGCGAAGTCGACCTCCGCCTCCTCGCCGGGCCGGTGGAACTGCGGGACCATGCCCTCGGTCAGCATCCGGGACCGCTCGGCCTCTTCGCGGATCTGCGGCCGGCGCACCCGCAGGTAGTCGTTGAGCGTTGTGTAGGCGACCGGGAATCCGTACTCGTCCCGCAGCCGTTCCATGATCCGCTTGTTGGTGTGCCGCTGCTTCGGCGGTGCGGTCAGATCTGCCCGCAGCATCTCGTCGATCCAGCCTTTGCCCTGCTCCAGAACCGACCGGCGCACTTCGATCGCTTTCCGCGCAGGGGGCAACGCGCTGTCGAACGCCTGGCGCACGACCCGGCGGTGCACTCCGTAACGCTTCGCCAGCCCTCGGACCGAGGTGCCTTCCAGCCTGCGGTCACGACGAATCAACTCGAACAACTCAACACGCTGCAAAACCCGGCCTCCTGACACGGCCAGCCGACAACCCGCACAGCGTGATCCCGGCCGCGATCCCGGGTCAATCCGGCATTACTCCAAAAGAGTGCATCCGACCCCAAGGGCTCTTGGGTGGGGCCAAAACAATCCGTTCCTCACCCCGGTCCAGCCGAGCCCGTTCTCCCGGGGCCAAAAGAGGCCGTCCTAGACAGGCCCGCGAAGTCGGCGGGCGCGCTCGCGGGAAGGTCCCAGCGCGAGGGGAGCGGAGAGGCGGGCCGGGGGCTGCACTGGCTGGCGTGCCCGGTGACGATCTGGACCTCGGACCAGTCCTCCAGGCGCACCTGGAGGACGGTGCCGGCGGTGCCTTCGGCGATCGCGTTGTCGGTGAGGTCGGTGCGCATCGGGGCTTCCTGTCGTATCGGGTCCGGGCTCTTGGCGGGGCCCGCGCCGGGCGGGCCGGAGGGTGTCACGCACCCCTGTCACGCTGGGTGTCACGGCGGCTGTCACGCTCGCGAGCGTGACAGCCATGACCTGCGGAAACGTGTCGCCAAGGGCGATTTTCGGGCTTCTCGCGCGGCCGCGTGACAGTCGCGCTCAGTAGGAGGCCTGGAGGGGCCGGGTGAGCGGGAGTTCGGTGCAGCCGGGGTGCAGTGCGCGCGCGCCCTCCAGGCCGGACTGGTCGAACTCGCACGCGTCGTAGAGCCACGGGCGCCGCCGCCGGTCGCTGCCGCCGTCGTACGTGGTGTGCGCCGTGCGCGGGGCGAACGCCCACGCGTGCGACTGCGCCCAGTCGCCTGCCTCTGCACCGCCGCTCAGGTTGTCCAGGCAGGTCCAGGCGAGAGGCGTGAAGCGGCGCCGCAGGGGGTGCTTGATCTTCTCCCACTCCCACTCCAGCGAGCGGTGCTCTGCCTCCAGGGCCTTGAGCTGGGAGAGGCTCGCGCCGAAGTGGTGCAGGAGCGTGGACGTGAGCGTCGCGGGCCTGCCGTGGTAGACGAACTGCGAGTACTCCGGGTGCGCGTCGTCGGCGCGCAGCTCGTTCTCGGCGAGCAGTCCGTGAAGGGTCTGGTGGAGGTCGCTGGTGGTGTGGCGGACACGCGGCACGGTGGGCTCCTCGGGGCGACGGGTCGTGGTGCTCCGGGGCGCTTGCATCGCCTCCGGTATTCACTAATGTACTCCATAAGGGGAGCGTTCGTCAAACGTGGAGCCGCTCCGTGAGGCTGTGACGGGGGCCGTCACGGCCAGCCGAGGGCCCGGCGCCGGCGCTCCTCCGCCTCGGCGTGCGCCGCGGCCGACCGGGCGGCGGACAGGCGCCGGTACCGGTCCAGGTCGCAGTCCCTCAGTGCCTGCGCCATGGCGGCGCTGTACGCCTCCCAGGAAGGGCGCCGCGGCCCGGACGCCGTCACTGGCCGACCGGCGTGACGACAGGGGAGACGGAGTTCGCGCGCGCGTTCCCCTCCTGCCTGCCGTCATCGCCGTCCGCTTCCGGGGCGTACTCCGTGGCGTAGGACATGGACCCGGGCTCGTCCACCCACGCCAGCACGCGGCGCGCGCGCTCCTGCCACCCCGGTGCAGCCTTCACCCGGTCACCCCACCGGCTACGGCCCTGCGCGCACACCGTGCACAGCAACCGGCCGTGCGCCTCCCACACCTCCGGATCGGTGGTGAAGCACACCGGGCAGCACCCCTCGGACCAGGCCGGGGGGTGGCACGGCTTGATCACCATGCCCGTGATGATCACGTGACCGCAGTACGCGCACTCGATCCCGTACAAGGCATGCCGCTCGCAGCGCGGGCAGAACCTGCCGGAGAGCTCCGCCTGTGCCTGGTCCTCGGCGTCGAAGACGGCGCGCGGGTCGGCGCCGCTGCTCAGGCGCTGGAGCGCGACGGCGGAGGTCGTGACGCTGGCGCTGCTGCTCGACGTGATGGGCATGGCGGGCTCCTCGGTGCGTGGGATCGGGGGTGGGTGTGTCCGCAGGTCCGGGTGTGCCGGGCTGGGGCCGGCGCGCCCGGCGCTCAGCGGAGCTGACGCCGGGTGGTGACGGGATAGCGGGTGAGGCTGATCCAGTCGCAGCCGCCGTGGACGTACAGGTCGCAGGTGGCGGGGTCTTCGCCGGACCGGTCGACGTCGAGGCGGTTGTTGCGGGCGAGGTCGCGCACGAGGTCGAGGAAGTCGTCGGCGGCCAGGTCCCGGTCGGTGTAGACGCCCTTGATCGAGCCGCCCTCGTAGTCCTCGCCGGACTCGAGAATCCACACGCCCGGCTCCAGCTCGGTGGCGGGGGCCTGTGTGGTGGTGGCGAGCTCGGTCATGGGCGTCACTCCTTCTCGGGACGGGTTCGTGGTGGTCGAGGGGGGCTTGCCTCCCCCCTCTTCATATTCACTAATGTACCTCAATTCTCGATCATGTGTCAACCTTTAAGGGTCGCGCTGGGGGGTGGGTAGGGCGCGCGCCAAGGGGCGGCCGAGCGCAGCCTCCGCCGCCGAGCGCGTGAGAAGAGCCCTGCCGGGTGAGGTGGCGCGGGGCCGGTGCGCGGCGCGCTCGTCGTCCGCCGCTCCTCCCGGGGGCTGGAGGCCGCGGGCAACAACGTGGTGTCCCCCTGCGCCGGCTGGGGCGCAGGGGGACGGGCTCCGGGCGGGAGCAGGGAGGGCGGGGCGCTGATGCGCCCCGCCCTCGTGGTCACTTGCGGTACTCGGCCATGTCGCCGTACTCCCAGACGAAGCTCTCGCCCCACCAGTCGTCGTCGTCCTTCGGGCTGTCGGCGGCGGGCTGCTCGGCGGGGACCGTGGCCCGGCGGTGGGCGACGTGGTGCAGAGCGAGAAGCGCGGAGACGGCGCCGATCGCGGTGAACCCGCCCAGGGTCGGCGAGGGGACGGCGGCGTGGCTGCGGTCGATGGCGAGGGCCGTCATGAACGCGAGGACCGCGAGGAGGGCCAGGAAGTCGGCGGCGAACGCGAGGGCCGCCCACACCGGGCGTACGGTCACCGGCCGGTGGTCCCACGGGCGGTGCGCACCCTCGGGGTCGAGAGCGTGCGTCAGCAGGAGCACGCCGAGCTGAATGCCGCCGAGGAGGACGAGGAGAACCGCCGTCGCCGCGCCGCCGTAGACGACGGCGGCCAGCAGGCTCGGCAACATCAGGACCAGGACGAGGTGGTGCAGGAGGGTGCACTGGCGGAGCGGGCAGGCGCGGGTGGGCAGGTGGCCGTGGGCGGCGTTCATCGCGGAGGTCTCCCGGGCGGAGTCGAAGAGAAAGGAGGCGCGGGGCCGGGGCCGGGCGC
Coding sequences:
- the istA gene encoding IS21 family transposase, with amino-acid sequence MSGGRVLQRVELFELIRRDRRLEGTSVRGLAKRYGVHRRVVRQAFDSALPPARKAIEVRRSVLEQGKGWIDEMLRADLTAPPKQRHTNKRIMERLRDEYGFPVAYTTLNDYLRVRRPQIREEAERSRMLTEGMVPQFHRPGEEAEVDFAEVWVRVDGKPMACQLFTLRLSYSGKAVHRVFSTSGQEAFMQGHVDAFRILGGIPTRHIRYDNLKPAVSQVCFGRSRVESQRWVAFRSHYGFDAFYCRPGIEGAHEKGGVEHEGGRFRRSHLVPVPEVDTLAELNEKIEQIELAEDVRHIDNRPTSVGFDFDYEAPLLAPLPFEEFDIGLTLTPKVDKTSRITVRQNKYSVPARFIGTNVRVSLRADEVWVFERNELVVRHPRLAGRYGFRDLLDHYLEILRHKPGALEHSTGLAAARESGKFTETHDAFWAAGRESRGRSEGTRALIEVLLLHRRLPDEAVVAGMKAVLEAGSVSPDLVAIEARKALAAAGGPPPVVIAPQATATTVTAEPDTAEPTEPKPESAQVITLPQRRPALPPDSRPEPSLAAYGQLLSIQPKGSA
- the istB gene encoding IS21-like element helper ATPase IstB, which codes for MTQSTTPTPATTGRWGSFGLPGQRGPNPSEAIDAACRSLGLSGIRARWDEFAAQALREQASYADFLADLLESECEDRDARRKVRRVKEANFPRPKRIEDFDFSKNPNIPQEVINTLMQPAWVQAGNPLCLIGDSGTGKSHLLIGLGTAIAEAGGRVRYTTAANLVNELAEAASDKQLGRTIKKYGRVDLLCLDELGYVKLDRHGAELLFQIFTEREERHAIAVASNRPFTEWDQTFTDKRLCQAIVDRLTFEAHIIETGTQSFRLASTTAKRKAATAA